One window from the genome of Marinobacter sp. LV10R510-11A encodes:
- a CDS encoding SPOR domain-containing protein, with amino-acid sequence MLMLASIVHPQRLLAQYQSTEREFLLLEVRLDQSVLSGAIPAYGLGEHTLLPLGELARLLTLAIKTQPGQAIASGFILTEDRGFSLNLDEARVTRAGVTESFDPALVLTEPDDIYVAKSLLERWLPVKLEINRSSLSLRVHALEALPLQARLKRERLGEQAGMRGVYEDPGYPRHEQPYRLLGMPFIDQTFATELRKNDGNTQTDARYTAFLTGDFLGMESSLYFSSRKQDPTPDVRATLGRHDPGGDLLGPLRARSFRLGSISAPSVNNVTRGSSGEGVTLSNRPLTQPTSFDRQVFEGDLPPGWDVELYYNDALVGFQLADSEGRYRFEDQPLSYGRNEFQLIFNGPLGQTRVEQYSFSLAQSMVRPGEFQYSLTEHRDDEGQPRSVAQFDFGLSRYLSASAGFIRAPVDDTEKQYTTLGLRTFWQSMSISGDFVQSEDGGSLADLGLKTRVGGVAVDASRIHLNDFASDVFPAYSDPVRTRDELRLSGSIPVGEHSSLPVTVEARRDERESGVANMDVSARVSAYLYRTALTNTLNWRASGDTEHTLGTLRISRRVRDMSFRSQLNYTLGAKSDISALAFTADKPLGKGYRMTFGVAHTFASPQTRYTGGFTKSLGRYGLGVNASYVDTGEIAIGAQLFVAMGRDPRQADWLFDARPMANSGAASVQMFLDDNNNGVMDDHELPVSGAGFTVNGARHKARTNAAGVAHINHLPVKRYVDIGVDVSTLEDPQWSPQLPGLNLVPRPGTVAKLEFPVRLTTEIDGTVYLLENGVERGIGDLELELLNDKNEVVGETTSSWDGFYIVPQVVAGEYWLRISPQQLRRLGLTDTGVHILTVSGDGSFISGVDFIIMPDGRQSDSRSGPLDAEESARYDQTYFRTESWVRDQPSDYFTVQLIAASSEVAIKQYIERHKIKHTAAYVRTSRRGLPWYSVIYGSFTSYQEARATLERLPPTLTEAKPWVRRFDDVQAALGHL; translated from the coding sequence ATGTTGATGCTCGCGTCGATTGTGCATCCCCAGCGTCTCCTTGCCCAATACCAGAGTACAGAGCGGGAATTTCTTCTGCTTGAGGTTCGCCTGGATCAGTCGGTGCTTTCCGGTGCCATCCCTGCCTATGGCCTGGGAGAGCATACGCTGCTGCCTCTGGGCGAGTTAGCCCGGCTGCTCACCCTCGCCATAAAGACTCAGCCCGGGCAAGCAATCGCCAGCGGCTTTATTCTCACCGAGGACCGAGGGTTCAGTCTCAATCTGGACGAAGCCCGCGTTACCCGCGCCGGAGTGACGGAAAGCTTTGATCCAGCCCTTGTTTTAACGGAGCCGGATGATATTTACGTTGCCAAGTCTCTGCTTGAACGCTGGCTTCCGGTGAAACTTGAGATCAACCGCTCCAGCCTGTCTCTGCGCGTTCACGCCCTCGAAGCACTGCCATTACAGGCCCGACTCAAACGTGAGCGCCTAGGGGAACAGGCCGGTATGCGAGGGGTCTACGAAGACCCGGGTTATCCCCGCCATGAGCAGCCTTACCGATTGCTGGGCATGCCTTTTATCGACCAGACGTTCGCCACCGAACTGCGCAAAAACGACGGTAATACCCAAACCGACGCGCGCTATACGGCCTTCCTTACCGGCGATTTTCTGGGCATGGAGTCGTCCCTGTATTTTTCTAGCCGCAAACAGGACCCAACACCAGATGTGCGCGCCACGCTTGGTCGTCACGACCCCGGCGGGGACTTGCTCGGCCCGCTCCGGGCTCGGTCTTTCCGGCTCGGCAGTATCTCGGCGCCCAGTGTCAACAATGTTACTCGAGGCAGTAGCGGTGAAGGGGTAACGTTAAGCAATCGCCCGTTGACGCAACCTACCAGCTTTGACCGGCAGGTCTTTGAAGGTGATCTGCCCCCTGGCTGGGACGTGGAGCTTTATTACAACGATGCCCTTGTAGGCTTTCAACTAGCCGACTCTGAGGGCCGGTATCGGTTTGAGGATCAGCCCCTGAGTTATGGCCGTAATGAATTTCAGTTGATCTTCAATGGGCCTCTGGGGCAGACCCGGGTGGAACAATACAGTTTCTCTCTGGCCCAATCCATGGTGCGCCCCGGCGAGTTCCAGTACAGCCTTACCGAACATCGCGACGATGAAGGACAGCCCCGGTCCGTCGCTCAGTTCGACTTTGGCCTTTCCCGTTACCTTTCGGCATCCGCTGGATTCATCCGTGCGCCGGTAGATGATACCGAAAAGCAGTACACCACTCTGGGGCTGCGCACGTTCTGGCAATCCATGAGCATCAGCGGCGATTTCGTCCAGTCCGAGGACGGTGGTTCGCTTGCCGATCTCGGGCTGAAAACCCGTGTCGGCGGAGTAGCGGTGGACGCAAGCCGAATACACTTGAACGATTTCGCCAGCGACGTGTTTCCCGCCTATAGCGACCCTGTGCGCACTCGGGATGAGCTTAGGCTTAGCGGTTCCATTCCGGTGGGGGAGCATTCAAGTTTACCGGTGACCGTTGAGGCAAGGCGAGACGAGCGGGAATCCGGCGTTGCCAATATGGATGTCAGCGCACGGGTATCCGCATACCTCTACCGTACTGCCCTTACCAACACGCTGAACTGGCGGGCATCCGGGGATACTGAACATACACTGGGTACGCTACGCATCAGTCGCCGGGTTCGCGACATGAGTTTCCGCAGCCAACTGAATTACACTCTGGGCGCTAAGAGCGATATTTCAGCGCTGGCGTTCACGGCGGACAAGCCTCTGGGTAAAGGCTACCGCATGACCTTCGGAGTGGCACATACCTTTGCTTCACCGCAAACCCGCTATACTGGCGGTTTCACAAAGAGTCTGGGGCGTTATGGGCTGGGTGTTAATGCCAGCTATGTTGACACGGGAGAGATTGCGATAGGCGCCCAGCTGTTTGTTGCCATGGGGCGAGATCCGCGACAAGCAGACTGGCTATTCGACGCTCGGCCAATGGCCAACAGCGGCGCCGCTTCGGTACAGATGTTTCTGGATGACAACAATAACGGCGTCATGGATGACCATGAGCTGCCTGTTTCCGGTGCCGGTTTCACGGTCAACGGCGCCCGGCACAAGGCGCGGACGAACGCTGCGGGCGTCGCTCATATTAATCATCTCCCCGTTAAACGGTACGTCGACATCGGGGTGGATGTGTCGACTCTGGAGGACCCTCAGTGGTCGCCTCAGCTTCCCGGGCTCAACCTGGTGCCGCGGCCCGGCACGGTGGCCAAACTCGAGTTCCCCGTGAGGCTGACTACGGAAATTGATGGCACCGTTTACTTGCTGGAGAATGGCGTCGAGCGAGGGATAGGCGACCTCGAGTTGGAACTATTAAACGATAAAAATGAAGTAGTGGGTGAAACAACAAGTAGCTGGGACGGCTTTTACATAGTCCCTCAAGTGGTAGCGGGTGAATACTGGCTAAGGATCTCACCTCAGCAGTTACGACGTTTAGGGCTGACAGATACCGGCGTGCACATACTCACCGTTTCGGGCGATGGCTCGTTTATCAGCGGAGTGGATTTTATAATAATGCCGGATGGCAGACAAAGCGATAGTCGTTCAGGTCCTTTGGATGCTGAGGAGTCAGCACGGTACGATCAAACTTATTTTCGGACGGAATCTTGGGTACGAGATCAACCCTCTGACTATTTTACTGTTCAATTGATAGCGGCCAGTTCGGAGGTAGCTATAAAGCAGTACATTGAGCGTCATAAAATAAAACACACGGCAGCTTATGTGCGTACTTCGCGTCGAGGTTTGCCTTGGTATTCCGTTATCTACGGCAGTTTTACGAGCTATCAGGAAGCTCGGGCCACACTAGAGCGACTGCCACCGACTTTGACAGAGGCAAAGCCTTGGGTACGACGTTTTGATGATGTTCAAGCCGCTTTAGGGCATCTTTGA
- a CDS encoding molecular chaperone has translation MPHALTQKNSAMHFFHRLTLFVLLLFLPVSHALAELMLYPTRVVFAGNQRAAQLELINNGTESATYRISLVNRRMSETGAFSGIDVPLPGEQFAEDLLRYAPRQVTLAPGAGQAVRIMVRKPANLATGEYRSHMLFAKQPDPKGRTSVESSSDAAADNEIGITLTALVGASIPVIVRHGNTDASVALSHLDLRRPADKAPVLAFVMERSGNQSVYGDLTISFIPHSGSEQVIARANGVAVYTPNPLRRASITLGQLNGSQLTNGALRVTYREQAEDGGALLAEAVLQLP, from the coding sequence ATGCCACACGCCTTGACCCAAAAAAACAGTGCCATGCATTTCTTTCACCGACTCACCCTGTTCGTCCTCCTTCTTTTCTTACCCGTGAGCCATGCATTGGCTGAGCTGATGTTATATCCGACCCGGGTCGTCTTCGCAGGAAACCAGCGCGCGGCGCAACTCGAACTGATCAACAATGGCACCGAGAGCGCAACCTATCGCATTTCCCTGGTCAATCGCCGCATGAGCGAAACGGGCGCATTCTCGGGGATAGACGTTCCACTGCCTGGCGAACAGTTCGCCGAGGACCTGCTGAGATACGCCCCCCGCCAAGTGACACTCGCGCCCGGGGCCGGACAGGCCGTGCGGATTATGGTCCGCAAACCCGCCAATCTGGCAACCGGCGAGTACCGCTCGCATATGCTGTTCGCCAAGCAGCCCGATCCTAAGGGCAGAACCAGCGTCGAGAGCAGCAGCGATGCCGCGGCCGACAACGAGATCGGCATCACGCTGACGGCACTGGTCGGTGCGTCCATTCCAGTGATTGTGCGTCATGGCAACACCGATGCCAGTGTTGCACTGTCACATCTCGACCTGCGGCGGCCGGCTGACAAAGCACCGGTTCTGGCGTTTGTTATGGAGCGTAGTGGCAACCAGTCTGTCTACGGCGATTTGACCATCAGCTTTATTCCGCATAGCGGTAGCGAGCAGGTGATTGCCCGCGCCAACGGCGTTGCAGTCTATACACCGAACCCTTTACGCCGCGCAAGCATTACGCTGGGCCAGCTAAACGGCTCGCAACTCACCAACGGAGCCCTGCGGGTCACCTATCGAGAACAGGCGGAGGACGGCGGCGCGCTGCTGGCCGAGGCGGTTCTGCAACTGCCCTGA
- a CDS encoding DUF4402 domain-containing protein: MPIPKRSAAMKSCLSRILASAVLAFMAAPVSGAPQNIEIENVQSLSFGSFVAGNGGSVTISTDGNRSAGGGVVLIRSSQGTAAQFTVSGDPNAAYTIQLPDNDFVSLTGPGTDMYVNNFTSTPSGVEGHLGAGGSQVLSVGGTLNVDSGQAPGSYPVTFSVTVSYN, from the coding sequence ATGCCCATTCCCAAAAGAAGTGCTGCAATGAAATCATGCTTGTCCAGAATACTGGCCAGCGCTGTCTTGGCGTTTATGGCGGCGCCCGTCAGTGGGGCACCGCAGAACATTGAGATTGAGAATGTCCAGAGTTTGTCCTTTGGCAGTTTTGTGGCCGGTAACGGGGGTTCGGTGACGATCAGCACCGATGGCAATCGCAGCGCCGGCGGCGGCGTCGTGCTGATACGTTCAAGCCAGGGTACCGCTGCACAATTTACGGTCAGTGGGGACCCTAACGCGGCCTATACCATTCAACTGCCGGATAATGACTTCGTCAGCTTGACGGGGCCGGGCACTGATATGTACGTCAACAATTTTACCAGCACCCCCTCAGGCGTGGAGGGGCACTTGGGAGCCGGAGGCTCACAGGTGCTGTCTGTCGGAGGAACGCTCAATGTGGACAGCGGCCAAGCCCCCGGCAGCTACCCCGTTACCTTCTCCGTGACAGTGAGCTACAATTAA